One segment of Anopheles stephensi strain Indian chromosome 3, UCI_ANSTEP_V1.0, whole genome shotgun sequence DNA contains the following:
- the LOC118513402 gene encoding caspase-like isoform X3: protein MFNKKQDSSDTRRIPHGSPIASSSQMNGIIRPAYVIERYAAYYPMNHKRRGMALLFSHNKYNVRNVPLPVREGSAVDCKRLKETLDLFGFDVKVYQDFKLEEIKAVVEKVSTMDHRDNDCILIAVLTHGEDGDYVYAHDVSYELSTIWSHFTADNCPSLAGRPKIFLVQACRGSKLDNGVKIQKDGIARYSIPTHADFLFAYATIPGFMAFRNTTEGSWFINELCKELQENGHKYDLVTLLTFVTQKVAYDHESVSNLPEFNMRKQTPCVVSMLTRLLLFNEV from the exons ATGTTTAACAAAAAGCAGGACAGTAGCGATACGAGACGAATACCGCACGGTTCGCCCATCGCCAGTAGCTCGCAGATGAATGGGATAATCCGGCCAGCTTACGTCATTGAACGGTACGCCGCGTACTATCCGATGAACCATAAACGACGCGGCATGGCACTGCTGTTCTCGCACAATAAGTACAATGTACGCAATGTGCCACTACCCGTACGGGAAGGAAGCGCTGTGGATTGCAAACGCTTAAAAGAGACACTAGACTTGTTCGGGTTCGATGTGAAGGTTTACCAGGATTTTAAGCTGGAGGAAATCAAAGCTGTTGTAGAGAAAG TATCGACGATGGACCATAGAGACAATGACTGCATCCTGATCGCTGTGCTCACGCACGGCGAGGACGGTGATTACGTGTACGCGCACGATGTTTCGTACGAGCTCTCCACCATTTGGAGTCACTTCACCGCCGACAACTGTCCATCGTTGGCTGGTCGGCCTAAAATATTTCTCGTACAAGCCTGTCGCGGTAGCAAGCTGGACAACGGTGTAAAGATACAGAAGGATGGTATCGCCCGGTACAGCATCCCGACCCACGCAGATTTCCTTTTTGCGTACGCTACCATCCCGGGCTTTATGGCGTTTCGGAACACCACCGAAGGATCATGGTTCATTAACGAGTTGTGCAAGGAGCTGCAGGAAAACGGGCACAAGTACGATCTCGTCACACTGCTCACGTTCGTTACGCAGAAGGTGGCGTACGATCACGAGTCGGTCTCGAATCTGCCCGAGTTTAATATGCGCAAGCAGACGCCCTGTGTCGTGTCCATGCTGACACGTTTGCTGTTGTTCAACGAAGTTTAA
- the LOC118513402 gene encoding caspase-like isoform X2, giving the protein MCFSAMFNKKQDSSDTRRIPHGSPIASSSQMNGIIRPAYVIERYAAYYPMNHKRRGMALLFSHNKYNVRNVPLPVREGSAVDCKRLKETLDLFGFDVKVYQDFKLEEIKAVVEKVSTMDHRDNDCILIAVLTHGEDGDYVYAHDVSYELSTIWSHFTADNCPSLAGRPKIFLVQACRGSKLDNGVKIQKDGIARYSIPTHADFLFAYATIPGFMAFRNTTEGSWFINELCKELQENGHKYDLVTLLTFVTQKVAYDHESVSNLPEFNMRKQTPCVVSMLTRLLLFNEV; this is encoded by the exons ATGTG CTTCAGCGCAATGTTTAACAAAAAGCAGGACAGTAGCGATACGAGACGAATACCGCACGGTTCGCCCATCGCCAGTAGCTCGCAGATGAATGGGATAATCCGGCCAGCTTACGTCATTGAACGGTACGCCGCGTACTATCCGATGAACCATAAACGACGCGGCATGGCACTGCTGTTCTCGCACAATAAGTACAATGTACGCAATGTGCCACTACCCGTACGGGAAGGAAGCGCTGTGGATTGCAAACGCTTAAAAGAGACACTAGACTTGTTCGGGTTCGATGTGAAGGTTTACCAGGATTTTAAGCTGGAGGAAATCAAAGCTGTTGTAGAGAAAG TATCGACGATGGACCATAGAGACAATGACTGCATCCTGATCGCTGTGCTCACGCACGGCGAGGACGGTGATTACGTGTACGCGCACGATGTTTCGTACGAGCTCTCCACCATTTGGAGTCACTTCACCGCCGACAACTGTCCATCGTTGGCTGGTCGGCCTAAAATATTTCTCGTACAAGCCTGTCGCGGTAGCAAGCTGGACAACGGTGTAAAGATACAGAAGGATGGTATCGCCCGGTACAGCATCCCGACCCACGCAGATTTCCTTTTTGCGTACGCTACCATCCCGGGCTTTATGGCGTTTCGGAACACCACCGAAGGATCATGGTTCATTAACGAGTTGTGCAAGGAGCTGCAGGAAAACGGGCACAAGTACGATCTCGTCACACTGCTCACGTTCGTTACGCAGAAGGTGGCGTACGATCACGAGTCGGTCTCGAATCTGCCCGAGTTTAATATGCGCAAGCAGACGCCCTGTGTCGTGTCCATGCTGACACGTTTGCTGTTGTTCAACGAAGTTTAA
- the LOC118513400 gene encoding voltage-dependent anion-selective channel-like isoform X2, which yields MAPPSYSDLGKQARDVFNKGYHFGLWKLDVKTKTNSGVEFSTSGHSNQDTGKVFGSLETKYKVKEYGLNFSEKWNTDNTLTSEVSVENQLVKGLKVSFDGMFVPHTGSKTGRFKTAYSHDRVRVDADFNVDLSGPLVNASGVANYQGWLAGYQVAFDSQKSKITANNFALGYSAGDFVLHTNVNDGREFGGLIYQRCNDRLETAVQLSWASGSNATKFGMAAKYDLDKDACVRAKVNNQSQIGLGYQQKLRDGITLTLSTLVDGKNFNAGGHKIGVALELEA from the exons ATGGCCCCACCATCGTACTCCGACCTCGGCAAACAGGCCCGCGATGTCTTCAACAAAGGCTACCACTTCGGACTGTGGAAGCTGGACGTGAAGACCAAGACCAACTCGGGCGTGGAGTTCAGCACGAGCGGCCACTCGAACCAGGACACCGGCAAGGTGTTCGGTTCGCTCGAGACCAAGTACAAAGTGAAGGAGTACGGTCTGAACTTCTCGGAGAAGTGGAACACAGACAACACGCTCACGTCGGAGGTGTCGGTTGAGAACCAGCTGGTCAAGGGGCTGAAGGTCTCGTTCGATGGCATGTTCGTGCCGCATACCGG AAGCAAAACCGGCCGTTTCAAGACTGCCTACTCGCACGACCGCGTGCGCGTCGATGCGGACTTCAACGTTGACCTGAGCGGACCGCTGGTCAATGCGTCCGGTGTCGCTAACTACCAGGGCTGGTTGGCCGGTTACCAGGTTGCATTTGACTCGCAGAAGTCGAAAATCACCGCCAACAACTTCGCTCTCGGCTACTCCGCCGGCGACTTTGTTCTGCACACCAACGT TAATGATGGCCGTGAGTTCGGTGGTCTGATCTACCAGCGGTGCAACGATCGTCTGGAGACGGCCGTTCAGCTGTCCTGGGCTTCGGGCTCGAATGCCACGAAGTTCGGCATGGCCGCCAAGTACGACTTGGACAAGGATGCTTGCGTCCGTGCCAAGGTCAACAACCAGAGCCAGATCGGTCTCGGCTACCAGCAGAAGCTGCGTGATG GTATTACTCTGACATTGTCCACGCTCGTTGATGGCAAGAACTTCAACGCTGGCGGCCACAAGATTGGCGTCGCCCTAGAGCTGGAGGCTTAA
- the LOC118513400 gene encoding voltage-dependent anion-selective channel-like isoform X1 yields the protein MAPPSYSDLGKQARDVFNKGYHFGLWKLDVKTKTNSGVEFSTSGHSNQDTGKVFGSLETKYKVKEYGLNFSEKWNTDNTLTSEVSVENQLVKGLKVSFDGMFVPHTGYVLPRRPLFGYAVSYKYRRKQSAANGEDPRNGRSNGANDFTLSYRSKTGRFKTAYSHDRVRVDADFNVDLSGPLVNASGVANYQGWLAGYQVAFDSQKSKITANNFALGYSAGDFVLHTNVNDGREFGGLIYQRCNDRLETAVQLSWASGSNATKFGMAAKYDLDKDACVRAKVNNQSQIGLGYQQKLRDGITLTLSTLVDGKNFNAGGHKIGVALELEA from the exons ATGGCCCCACCATCGTACTCCGACCTCGGCAAACAGGCCCGCGATGTCTTCAACAAAGGCTACCACTTCGGACTGTGGAAGCTGGACGTGAAGACCAAGACCAACTCGGGCGTGGAGTTCAGCACGAGCGGCCACTCGAACCAGGACACCGGCAAGGTGTTCGGTTCGCTCGAGACCAAGTACAAAGTGAAGGAGTACGGTCTGAACTTCTCGGAGAAGTGGAACACAGACAACACGCTCACGTCGGAGGTGTCGGTTGAGAACCAGCTGGTCAAGGGGCTGAAGGTCTCGTTCGATGGCATGTTCGTGCCGCATACCGGGTACGTGCTGCCGCGCCGTCCACTGTTCGGTTACGCCGTGTCGTACAAGTACCGGCGCAAGCAATCGGCGGCCAATGGCGAAGACCCACGGAACGGAAGAAGTAACGGTGCTAACGATTTCACTTTGTCCTACAGAAGCAAAACCGGCCGTTTCAAGACTGCCTACTCGCACGACCGCGTGCGCGTCGATGCGGACTTCAACGTTGACCTGAGCGGACCGCTGGTCAATGCGTCCGGTGTCGCTAACTACCAGGGCTGGTTGGCCGGTTACCAGGTTGCATTTGACTCGCAGAAGTCGAAAATCACCGCCAACAACTTCGCTCTCGGCTACTCCGCCGGCGACTTTGTTCTGCACACCAACGT TAATGATGGCCGTGAGTTCGGTGGTCTGATCTACCAGCGGTGCAACGATCGTCTGGAGACGGCCGTTCAGCTGTCCTGGGCTTCGGGCTCGAATGCCACGAAGTTCGGCATGGCCGCCAAGTACGACTTGGACAAGGATGCTTGCGTCCGTGCCAAGGTCAACAACCAGAGCCAGATCGGTCTCGGCTACCAGCAGAAGCTGCGTGATG GTATTACTCTGACATTGTCCACGCTCGTTGATGGCAAGAACTTCAACGCTGGCGGCCACAAGATTGGCGTCGCCCTAGAGCTGGAGGCTTAA
- the LOC118513402 gene encoding caspase-like isoform X1 yields MHSFSAMFNKKQDSSDTRRIPHGSPIASSSQMNGIIRPAYVIERYAAYYPMNHKRRGMALLFSHNKYNVRNVPLPVREGSAVDCKRLKETLDLFGFDVKVYQDFKLEEIKAVVEKVSTMDHRDNDCILIAVLTHGEDGDYVYAHDVSYELSTIWSHFTADNCPSLAGRPKIFLVQACRGSKLDNGVKIQKDGIARYSIPTHADFLFAYATIPGFMAFRNTTEGSWFINELCKELQENGHKYDLVTLLTFVTQKVAYDHESVSNLPEFNMRKQTPCVVSMLTRLLLFNEV; encoded by the exons ATG CACAGCTTCAGCGCAATGTTTAACAAAAAGCAGGACAGTAGCGATACGAGACGAATACCGCACGGTTCGCCCATCGCCAGTAGCTCGCAGATGAATGGGATAATCCGGCCAGCTTACGTCATTGAACGGTACGCCGCGTACTATCCGATGAACCATAAACGACGCGGCATGGCACTGCTGTTCTCGCACAATAAGTACAATGTACGCAATGTGCCACTACCCGTACGGGAAGGAAGCGCTGTGGATTGCAAACGCTTAAAAGAGACACTAGACTTGTTCGGGTTCGATGTGAAGGTTTACCAGGATTTTAAGCTGGAGGAAATCAAAGCTGTTGTAGAGAAAG TATCGACGATGGACCATAGAGACAATGACTGCATCCTGATCGCTGTGCTCACGCACGGCGAGGACGGTGATTACGTGTACGCGCACGATGTTTCGTACGAGCTCTCCACCATTTGGAGTCACTTCACCGCCGACAACTGTCCATCGTTGGCTGGTCGGCCTAAAATATTTCTCGTACAAGCCTGTCGCGGTAGCAAGCTGGACAACGGTGTAAAGATACAGAAGGATGGTATCGCCCGGTACAGCATCCCGACCCACGCAGATTTCCTTTTTGCGTACGCTACCATCCCGGGCTTTATGGCGTTTCGGAACACCACCGAAGGATCATGGTTCATTAACGAGTTGTGCAAGGAGCTGCAGGAAAACGGGCACAAGTACGATCTCGTCACACTGCTCACGTTCGTTACGCAGAAGGTGGCGTACGATCACGAGTCGGTCTCGAATCTGCCCGAGTTTAATATGCGCAAGCAGACGCCCTGTGTCGTGTCCATGCTGACACGTTTGCTGTTGTTCAACGAAGTTTAA
- the LOC118513393 gene encoding uncharacterized protein LOC118513393, giving the protein MEAEKYFRTFFNFYRQHRIDLTEKKNPFKINPLRHKLFVLMSVLTLLTCFLLGVYGKSFEESLIPNRSCINRMINWFCLSSTLTTAFIVAWENVATSKEDVKIWNTFHAIETTIGLCARNSRNVLYKSQRVYKGIFYTIIVLFCAIGVILLLEYREMDRALVEFIIVFELLSTVDIQRMLHILLYIRILTCYLSKIKDDLKIAVLSINEAAAGSIHERETQHQLKRCSTCYFLCMKAFHQIQDQFSWGLFMVCLKFSIILWNEIYWTVYRAIMETSFELFCLNVVPYHFMFMSFTWSCESLYAEVKSLSQLLYTIDLNKASSSHKIRITQLMLLLDYKVFFFYTFGVCRVSYKLVVQYAISGATKVSFIAQIMQDFYTDMKLEAE; this is encoded by the exons ATGGAAGccgaaaaatattttagaacgtttttcaatttttaccgACAACACCGAATCGATTTGACTGAGAAAAAGAATCCATTCAAGATAAACCCCTTGCGGCACAAACTGTTCGTCTTGATGTCAGTGCTGACTCTTCTGACGTGCTTTCTGCTGGGAGTGTACGGCAAATCGTTCGAAGAGAGCCTCATTCCTAATCGTAGCTGCATCAACCGAATGATTAATTGGTTTTGCCTTAGTTCAACGTTGACCACCGCTTTCATAGTTGCGTGGGAAAATGTGGCTACCAGCAAGGAGGATGTGAAGATATGGAACACTTTCCATGCCATCGAGACCACCATTGGCCTGTGTGCAAGAAACTCCCGCAACGTCCTGTACAAAAGTCAACGAGTGTACAAGGGGATTTTTTACACAAttattgtgttgttttgcgCGATTGGAGTAATTTTGTTGCTCGAGTATCGCGAAATGGATAGAGCACTGGTTGAATTTATCATTGTTTTTGAGCTGCTTTCTACTGTGGATATACAGCGAATGCTgcatattttattgtacatacGTATTTTGACGTGCTATCTGAGCAAGATCAAGGACGACCTCAAGATTGCTGTGTTGTCGATCAATGAAGCTGCAGCGGGATCAATCCACGAACGTGAGACTCAGCACCAGTTGAAGAGATGTAGCACATGTTACTTTTTGTGCATGAAAGCATTCCACCAGATACAGGACCAATTTTCGTGGGGCCTTTTCATGGTGTGCCTTAAGTTTAGTATAATTTTGTGGAACGAAATCTATTGGACCGTGTATCGAGCCATCATGGAAACGTCTTTTGAAT tgTTCTGTCTCAACGTGGTTCCGTACCATTTTATGTTCATGAGCTTTACCTGGTCGTGTGAAAGTTTGTACGCGGAGGTAAAATCCCTATCGCAACTGCTGTATACGATTGATCTTAACAAGGCGTCCAGTTCACACAAAATTCGAATCACACAGCTTATGCTGCTGCTAGATTATAAAGTATTTTTCTTCTACACATTCGGCGTATGCAGAGTATCGTACAAACTTGTCGTTCAG TATGCAATATCCGGAGCTACAAAAGTATCGTTTATAGCACAAATCATGCAGGATTTCTACACCGATATGAAATTGGAAGCAGAATGA